Proteins from a single region of Bdellovibrio bacteriovorus HD100:
- a CDS encoding S1 family peptidase: protein MNKALLLVSSLFLMAACAPQNSPNLTVADNAAIVGGDKVEAASNIGRSTVGIYESKIGYICSGTLIAKNLVLTAAHCVDPNAKDLAIYFTAEMKKASKEQIRRVTGQVVHDGYTGAVQTKDTNDIAVLRFEGEAPAGYTVAPILFEQGHLNNDVKTIVAGYGLNWTIVMSKGAGTLRTTRLSIDDINFSRTEVMLGQSLRKGICSGDSGGPAYLEINGRLHVWGVASRGDSLPGLLTPKCMLFSVFTRVDAHQTFIQDAVAELSR from the coding sequence ATGAACAAAGCATTACTATTGGTTTCTTCCCTTTTCCTGATGGCTGCTTGTGCGCCACAGAACTCCCCGAATCTGACCGTAGCTGATAACGCAGCTATCGTAGGTGGTGACAAGGTTGAAGCTGCCAGCAACATCGGTCGCAGCACCGTGGGCATCTATGAATCCAAAATCGGTTACATCTGTTCTGGAACTTTGATTGCAAAAAATCTGGTTCTGACCGCGGCTCACTGTGTGGATCCCAACGCGAAAGACCTGGCGATCTACTTTACTGCTGAAATGAAGAAAGCCAGCAAAGAACAAATCCGCCGCGTGACTGGTCAGGTTGTGCATGATGGTTACACGGGTGCGGTTCAAACCAAAGACACCAACGACATCGCGGTTCTGCGCTTTGAAGGCGAAGCTCCAGCGGGTTACACTGTGGCGCCAATCTTGTTTGAACAAGGTCACCTGAACAACGACGTAAAAACGATCGTTGCCGGTTATGGCTTGAACTGGACAATTGTGATGAGCAAGGGTGCGGGCACTCTGCGCACGACAAGACTTTCCATCGACGATATCAATTTTTCCAGAACCGAAGTGATGCTGGGTCAGTCCCTGCGTAAAGGGATCTGCAGCGGTGACTCCGGTGGTCCGGCGTACCTTGAAATCAACGGCCGTCTGCATGTGTGGGGTGTGGCAAGTCGCGGAGACTCTTTGCCGGGTCTATTGACTCCGAAGTGCATGCTGTTCTCGGTATTCACTCGTGTGGATGCTCATCAGACATTCATTCAAGATGCTGTAGCGGAACTGTCCCGCTAG
- a CDS encoding ATP-binding protein, with product MEIIFRASITEALLLLQNQRFSSILVQEVGNSDALEFLYQARLLQPMAPRILIAEELNEQEVREGINKAQVYRFMRWPLTEHEIWEQLENALQKHAMFLSRSLLLKESSHQNKQLEALTHSLEGMVEERTQYIEMSHHEESEKLTRERQLIRFIKDLATQTSFEDILAILRKELRKFHKMGDPILAFRLGGSKTFFLSFQSGHFTQTESSSYFEFPKTAQVPSAELIRSFANHFGRPFVKAYVVPFELRMTSHLTSGEGEAILCIENSLNDKEMGPFMDFMNDRVRPLSMALDRVLLENQLSSFSYRWEKTFDGMRDPIAIVDIDYNVVRANRKFSDRFMHHKCYESFAHRKAACEGCPVPQALKEGAPAAGQIQVDGRIYQVHSYPVLLDQGSRPTNIVNQYVDITQSRELYLRMLQSEKMGAIGLLAGNIAHELNNPLTGLRSLSQVLLQEAEEGSNLHSDLVEIEKATARSQRIIKNLLDFSKGEDQPSEYISVDEVVERTLPMLKSALRTHRLEVDLQTLGSTVYVEPHLLQQVVFNLINNACQAMKDPGRLSLRTSLVNGSVVLEIEDTGPGIPEDIRRRIFEPFFTTKKEGLGTGLGLSMSKSVIEKFGGTIEFRNVDPHGTCFTIVLPQRNAP from the coding sequence GTGGAGATCATTTTCAGGGCCTCTATTACTGAGGCCCTTTTGCTTTTGCAGAATCAGCGCTTTTCCTCGATCTTAGTCCAGGAAGTCGGCAACTCCGATGCGTTGGAGTTCCTGTACCAAGCCCGCCTGTTGCAGCCGATGGCTCCGCGTATTTTGATCGCAGAAGAGCTTAACGAACAGGAAGTCCGTGAGGGCATCAACAAAGCCCAGGTGTATCGTTTCATGCGCTGGCCTTTGACGGAGCATGAGATCTGGGAACAGCTTGAAAACGCTTTGCAAAAGCACGCGATGTTTCTGTCGCGCTCTTTGCTGCTGAAAGAATCCTCGCACCAGAACAAACAGCTGGAAGCTCTGACCCATTCCCTGGAGGGCATGGTTGAAGAGCGCACCCAGTACATTGAAATGTCCCACCACGAGGAAAGCGAAAAGCTGACCCGGGAGCGCCAGCTGATTCGTTTCATCAAGGATCTGGCGACGCAGACGTCGTTTGAAGACATCCTGGCGATCCTGCGTAAGGAGCTTCGCAAGTTCCACAAGATGGGGGATCCGATCTTGGCCTTCCGCTTGGGTGGATCTAAAACCTTCTTCTTAAGTTTTCAGTCCGGGCATTTTACGCAAACGGAATCTTCGAGTTATTTTGAATTCCCCAAGACCGCTCAGGTGCCCAGCGCCGAGCTGATTCGCTCGTTTGCCAATCACTTTGGCCGTCCGTTTGTTAAAGCCTATGTCGTGCCTTTTGAATTGCGTATGACCAGTCACCTGACCAGCGGTGAAGGTGAAGCGATCCTGTGTATTGAAAATTCTTTGAACGACAAAGAAATGGGTCCCTTCATGGATTTCATGAATGACCGGGTTCGTCCGCTAAGTATGGCTTTGGATCGTGTTCTTTTGGAAAACCAGCTTTCCAGTTTCTCGTATCGTTGGGAAAAGACCTTCGATGGCATGCGCGACCCTATCGCGATTGTGGACATCGATTACAACGTGGTTCGTGCCAATCGCAAATTCAGTGATCGTTTCATGCATCACAAATGTTATGAAAGCTTTGCTCACCGCAAGGCCGCTTGTGAAGGCTGCCCGGTGCCTCAGGCTTTGAAAGAAGGCGCGCCGGCCGCAGGCCAGATCCAGGTGGATGGGCGCATCTATCAGGTGCACAGTTATCCGGTGCTTTTGGATCAGGGCAGTCGTCCCACGAATATTGTGAACCAGTATGTGGATATCACCCAGTCCCGCGAACTTTACCTGCGCATGCTGCAAAGTGAAAAAATGGGAGCCATTGGTTTGCTGGCTGGAAACATCGCCCATGAGCTGAACAATCCTTTAACGGGTCTTCGCTCGTTGTCGCAGGTGCTGCTGCAGGAAGCCGAAGAGGGCAGCAATCTGCATTCTGATCTGGTCGAGATTGAAAAAGCCACCGCACGATCCCAGCGCATTATTAAAAACCTGCTCGATTTCTCGAAAGGGGAAGACCAGCCGTCTGAATATATCAGTGTGGACGAGGTTGTCGAGCGCACTTTGCCGATGTTGAAGTCAGCGTTGCGCACCCACCGCCTGGAGGTGGATTTACAAACTTTGGGCTCCACGGTTTATGTGGAGCCGCATTTGCTGCAACAGGTGGTGTTTAATCTGATTAACAATGCCTGTCAGGCCATGAAAGATCCGGGCCGCTTGAGCTTGCGCACCAGTTTGGTCAATGGCTCGGTGGTGCTGGAGATTGAAGACACCGGGCCGGGCATTCCGGAAGACATCCGCCGCCGCATCTTTGAACCCTTCTTTACGACAAAAAAAGAGGGACTTGGTACCGGTCTTGGGTTAAGTATGTCTAAGTCAGTCATTGAAAAATTCGGAGGCACCATCGAGTTCCGAAACGTGGATCCCCACGGGACCTGTTTCACGATCGTGCTTCCGCAAAGGAATGCGCCTTGA
- a CDS encoding TolB family protein yields MSQAKAQLEVPPQLKWKTLRTPHFEVIFNAEQQDLGYLYAEKLEKAYSELRSYFHSRPDKTIVIINDKTDVTNGYATRIPYPHIMVYPVLPGPEESLSDTGDWAFELLAHEYTHILTFEPANGIMKPLRAVFGTIIAPNILMPQWWKEGVAVEMETRLSDHGRLRSHYQDATLRAMVDAKTLHEFDIAEANENIYTWPQGARPYLFGSLMWSQMIADKGTKVVGELHERQGGRVPYFIETPARDYLGASYSSEYDSMMKETELRALEQLKTLREVSPTATITPQNNFQSVSAPAISPDGKHLALITEDDGNSRAVKILTKEKEGQSFLDSRMTDTIERFSESFIPATQKDGPPTGSIQRISWFPDSKRLIYDKIDYTNRIQRYSDLFVYELGERKAKALTKGLRGREPAVSPSGNQVVFVKLDGNRTHLGLLRLTGEKNPSSELLFSPPMQQRVSYPTFLDEDTIVFSLRTEDGRENLHRYSISTKTSEAVLTDYPNARFARKTADGVIFASAKNGVPNLYLSDLEFKNVRPISHTLTALFTADMDPLNKEIFVTEMTSQGLRVSAIKPDEWQKTPNTLPQVSSLMGDRYSKAERNPQAEEEAKNAVKASELDDYSPYGYLLPRYWMPFISGSSSETGLVLEAQTSGFDPLKKHMYEIAASWDTGINKGSILGSYINQTTPWPFAVLSYKRSYYLGTVSNEIEDFGAQLSVLPDTHWASIYSNLQVGWQYLERSTLTTEVKRTGPFAYLSYANYSQSGAQISPESGGGAYLGAYNYIAQEGYLNHSQFLAGGEIYLSRFLPKHHAIMLRLNGVYTPEKVSPIYGVSTESMVFIPNSPLPQYILRGYKRGQLFGRNLVTVNAEYRLPLKDLYRGSGTDALFLRRLSAAVVGDAAAAEGRFVNDVDLVYEVTSMNKPYYSAGVEAKLETTLGYVIPVNVVLGYYVAFQAPKGPEGVLATALQITGF; encoded by the coding sequence ATGTCCCAAGCCAAGGCACAACTTGAAGTGCCTCCGCAGTTAAAATGGAAAACCCTCAGAACTCCTCACTTCGAGGTGATCTTTAATGCCGAGCAGCAGGACCTCGGGTACCTGTATGCGGAAAAATTAGAGAAAGCCTATTCAGAACTTCGCTCTTACTTTCATTCCCGCCCTGACAAAACAATCGTCATTATCAACGACAAAACCGATGTCACAAATGGATACGCCACCCGAATCCCCTATCCACACATCATGGTCTATCCGGTTCTGCCCGGCCCCGAAGAAAGTCTTTCTGATACAGGCGACTGGGCGTTTGAGCTTCTGGCCCATGAATACACCCACATCCTGACGTTCGAACCCGCCAACGGGATCATGAAACCCCTGCGTGCGGTTTTTGGAACCATCATCGCGCCGAACATCCTGATGCCCCAGTGGTGGAAAGAGGGTGTGGCCGTAGAAATGGAAACCCGCCTGTCTGATCACGGCCGTCTGCGTTCGCACTATCAGGATGCCACCTTGCGGGCGATGGTCGACGCCAAAACCCTGCATGAATTTGATATCGCCGAAGCCAACGAAAACATCTACACCTGGCCCCAAGGGGCACGGCCTTATCTGTTTGGCTCTTTGATGTGGAGTCAGATGATCGCAGACAAAGGCACCAAAGTTGTCGGCGAACTGCACGAACGCCAGGGCGGCCGGGTTCCGTACTTTATTGAAACCCCGGCTCGGGACTATTTGGGGGCCAGCTACAGCTCTGAATACGACAGCATGATGAAAGAAACCGAACTGCGCGCCCTGGAGCAGCTAAAAACCCTGCGCGAAGTTTCACCGACTGCCACGATCACCCCGCAAAACAACTTCCAATCGGTCAGTGCACCGGCGATTTCACCTGACGGAAAACATCTGGCCCTGATCACCGAAGATGACGGCAATTCCCGCGCGGTGAAAATCCTGACCAAAGAAAAGGAAGGTCAAAGCTTCCTGGATTCGCGCATGACCGACACCATTGAACGGTTTAGTGAAAGCTTCATCCCGGCCACCCAAAAAGACGGCCCACCAACGGGAAGCATTCAGCGCATCAGCTGGTTCCCGGATTCCAAGCGTTTGATTTACGACAAGATCGACTACACCAACCGCATCCAAAGATATTCCGACCTGTTCGTGTATGAGCTGGGGGAAAGAAAAGCCAAGGCCCTGACCAAGGGACTTCGTGGACGTGAACCTGCCGTGTCCCCGTCAGGCAACCAGGTGGTGTTCGTTAAACTGGATGGCAATCGCACTCACTTGGGGTTGCTTCGCCTGACTGGCGAAAAGAATCCGTCATCAGAATTGCTTTTCTCCCCGCCGATGCAGCAGCGTGTATCCTATCCGACGTTCCTGGACGAAGACACGATCGTGTTTTCCCTGCGCACCGAAGATGGCCGTGAAAATCTGCACCGTTATTCCATTTCAACCAAAACTTCCGAAGCGGTGCTGACGGATTACCCCAACGCCCGCTTTGCACGAAAGACGGCCGATGGTGTGATCTTTGCCTCGGCCAAAAACGGCGTGCCGAATCTTTATTTGTCAGATTTAGAATTTAAAAACGTCCGCCCGATTTCCCACACCCTGACCGCCCTTTTCACCGCCGACATGGATCCTTTGAACAAAGAGATCTTTGTCACCGAGATGACCTCCCAAGGCTTGCGTGTTTCGGCAATCAAACCCGATGAATGGCAGAAAACACCGAACACTCTGCCTCAGGTCAGCTCTTTGATGGGGGATCGCTACAGCAAAGCTGAACGCAACCCACAGGCCGAAGAAGAAGCCAAGAATGCCGTGAAAGCTTCCGAGCTTGATGACTATTCTCCTTATGGCTATCTGCTGCCACGGTATTGGATGCCGTTCATCTCGGGTTCTTCCAGCGAAACCGGATTGGTGCTGGAAGCGCAAACCTCGGGCTTTGATCCGCTCAAAAAGCACATGTATGAAATTGCCGCCTCTTGGGACACGGGTATCAACAAAGGAAGCATCCTAGGAAGCTACATCAACCAGACAACCCCGTGGCCGTTTGCGGTTTTAAGTTATAAACGCAGCTATTATCTGGGAACGGTGTCGAACGAGATTGAAGACTTCGGCGCACAACTGTCCGTGCTTCCTGACACCCACTGGGCGTCGATTTATTCCAACCTGCAAGTGGGCTGGCAGTATCTGGAAAGATCCACCCTGACGACCGAGGTGAAACGCACGGGGCCTTTTGCTTATTTAAGTTACGCGAACTATTCCCAGTCCGGCGCGCAAATTTCTCCTGAATCCGGAGGCGGAGCGTACTTGGGGGCCTACAACTATATCGCGCAGGAAGGTTATCTGAACCACTCGCAGTTTTTGGCGGGTGGGGAAATCTATCTTTCCCGCTTCTTGCCGAAGCATCATGCGATCATGCTAAGACTGAACGGCGTGTACACTCCGGAAAAGGTGTCGCCGATTTACGGGGTTTCCACTGAATCCATGGTCTTTATCCCGAACAGTCCCCTGCCTCAGTATATTTTGCGTGGCTACAAACGCGGGCAGTTGTTTGGCCGAAATCTGGTAACCGTCAATGCCGAGTACCGCCTGCCACTGAAGGATCTTTACCGCGGCTCGGGCACGGATGCCCTGTTCTTGCGCCGCCTATCTGCCGCCGTGGTGGGTGATGCCGCTGCTGCCGAGGGCCGCTTCGTGAACGACGTGGATCTGGTTTATGAAGTCACCAGCATGAACAAGCCGTATTACAGCGCCGGAGTCGAAGCCAAACTGGAAACCACTTTGGGTTACGTGATCCCAGTGAATGTGGTCCTTGGTTACTATGTCGCCTTCCAAGCTCCGAAGGGACCCGAGGGTGTTCTGGCGACGGCATTGCAAATAACGGGGTTCTAG
- the coaD gene encoding pantetheine-phosphate adenylyltransferase codes for MSKIAVYPGSFDPITMGHVDIINRISPLYDEVIVLVAQSSQKQSMFSVEERKTLIEKALSHLKNVKVDIFGGLTVEYMKKAKAQVIVRGLRAVSDFEYEMTMANMNRKLAPDFETLLVFASPEFYYISSRGVKEVAINGGALKGLVPDVVVEAMENKIRK; via the coding sequence ATGAGTAAAATTGCCGTTTACCCAGGAAGCTTTGACCCCATCACAATGGGGCATGTGGATATCATCAACCGTATTTCCCCTTTGTATGACGAAGTCATCGTGTTGGTTGCACAATCTTCACAGAAGCAAAGCATGTTTTCTGTTGAAGAACGAAAGACTTTGATCGAAAAAGCCTTGTCCCATCTGAAAAACGTCAAAGTCGATATCTTTGGCGGCCTGACGGTGGAGTACATGAAAAAAGCCAAAGCCCAGGTGATCGTACGGGGCTTGCGTGCGGTTTCGGATTTCGAGTACGAGATGACCATGGCGAACATGAATCGCAAGTTGGCGCCGGACTTTGAAACCCTTTTGGTCTTTGCCAGCCCCGAGTTCTATTATATTTCTTCGCGCGGGGTGAAAGAGGTCGCCATCAACGGTGGCGCCTTGAAAGGCCTGGTGCCGGACGTGGTGGTCGAAGCCATGGAGAATAAAATCAGAAAGTAA
- a CDS encoding DUF2802 domain-containing protein has protein sequence MSFWVLLQVLVNLILLAGVVGMWVRLNRPPKDDPRLSKGLQLLQSKIAVLEDLSDRTETQVNQLTALLEQKVKDIQAKIQAADKQIGKIDQNMQKSMEVAKIFQDRIPHTEIIERQNTVKYVKAARMAHQGSSVDEIAREVDLSRGEIEFIAKVNRDQLMFCEDSLPEWANEEMEESAQSDLSDVDNISFMTPLQREIPIEISTAFEVPKTDQEALKKLGDAFKAACNEVKAEEAAAQQTANNVSALFNVTQNIAQTFLSEKPTPAAPTAAPVEKKRPVLHIGEPEIRPVQFRRIDLAKDLD, from the coding sequence GTGAGCTTTTGGGTCTTGCTTCAAGTACTTGTGAATTTGATTTTGTTGGCGGGCGTTGTGGGTATGTGGGTGCGCTTGAACCGACCTCCTAAAGACGATCCAAGACTGAGCAAAGGTTTGCAGTTGCTGCAATCCAAGATCGCCGTTTTGGAAGACCTTTCCGATCGCACCGAAACTCAGGTCAACCAGCTGACCGCGCTGCTTGAACAAAAAGTAAAAGACATCCAGGCCAAGATTCAGGCTGCCGACAAACAAATCGGCAAGATCGACCAGAACATGCAAAAGAGCATGGAAGTAGCCAAGATCTTCCAGGATCGTATTCCCCACACGGAAATCATTGAACGCCAGAATACCGTAAAATATGTGAAGGCTGCGCGCATGGCCCATCAGGGTTCCAGCGTGGATGAGATCGCCCGTGAAGTGGATCTGTCCCGCGGTGAAATTGAATTCATCGCCAAAGTGAATCGCGATCAGCTGATGTTCTGCGAAGACAGCCTGCCAGAATGGGCGAACGAAGAAATGGAAGAATCCGCTCAATCCGACTTGAGCGACGTGGACAACATCAGCTTCATGACCCCGCTGCAAAGAGAAATCCCGATTGAAATCAGCACCGCTTTTGAGGTTCCAAAAACTGATCAGGAAGCTTTGAAAAAATTGGGTGATGCCTTTAAAGCTGCCTGCAATGAAGTGAAAGCTGAAGAAGCCGCCGCTCAGCAGACCGCGAACAACGTTTCGGCTTTGTTCAACGTGACCCAGAATATCGCGCAAACTTTCCTGAGCGAAAAGCCAACTCCGGCAGCGCCGACCGCAGCCCCGGTTGAAAAGAAAAGACCGGTCCTGCACATCGGTGAACCAGAGATCCGTCCGGTTCAGTTCCGTCGTATTGATCTGGCGAAGGACTTGGACTAA
- a CDS encoding DUF4398 domain-containing protein, translating into MNLQRLFIGVLLFTVIVSCQTAPVPLDDYSLARAALDAARSVQAARHSPGYWHQAEEAYRKGRIYFEDRDYGKAKEQFIRARMAAEKAENSARLIRQKTGDVL; encoded by the coding sequence GTGAACCTACAGAGACTTTTCATCGGAGTTTTGCTTTTCACGGTGATCGTCAGCTGTCAAACTGCGCCTGTTCCCCTGGATGACTATTCCTTAGCTCGAGCCGCACTGGATGCGGCTCGTTCTGTTCAAGCGGCCCGCCATTCCCCCGGATACTGGCATCAGGCGGAAGAAGCCTATCGTAAAGGCCGCATCTATTTCGAAGACCGTGATTACGGCAAAGCCAAAGAACAATTCATCCGTGCCCGCATGGCAGCTGAAAAAGCTGAGAATTCGGCTCGTTTGATTCGTCAAAAAACTGGAGATGTCTTATGA
- a CDS encoding response regulator, producing MKILIVDDEALVRRSLSRALKGKGHEVLEAGDGNEGLQLWQTSNPDLVFLDVLMPGRTGPEVLKEMRDQSKAKVILMSAFAGEHNMETAQQMGANLFVPKPFEDIFAVVKMAEDL from the coding sequence TTGAAGATTTTAATTGTTGATGATGAAGCTCTGGTCCGCCGCTCTTTGAGCCGTGCCTTGAAAGGCAAGGGTCATGAAGTGCTGGAGGCCGGTGATGGCAATGAAGGCCTGCAACTGTGGCAGACTTCAAATCCGGATCTGGTGTTTTTGGACGTGCTGATGCCGGGTCGTACCGGTCCTGAAGTTTTGAAGGAAATGCGCGATCAATCCAAGGCCAAGGTGATTCTGATGTCGGCTTTCGCCGGTGAACACAACATGGAAACCGCTCAGCAGATGGGCGCGAATCTTTTTGTGCCGAAGCCTTTTGAAGATATTTTTGCCGTTGTGAAAATGGCAGAGGATTTGTAG
- the pal gene encoding peptidoglycan-associated lipoprotein Pal: MVRKLALGLVAIAFVAGCKGKQTQSDQSIETLPTGGQSTAIDSTPLNFDPMGSDSGKISGLVTVHFGYDKSSLDASSKKDIATNVEWMKANPSVRVQIEGHCDSRGTIEYNVALGERRANAVKAYMVSLGIAADRLSTISYGKEKPLETGDTEAAWAKNRRANFVPAQ, from the coding sequence ATGGTTCGTAAATTGGCTCTTGGTCTTGTTGCCATCGCATTTGTAGCAGGTTGTAAAGGAAAACAAACTCAGTCTGATCAGTCTATCGAGACTTTGCCTACGGGCGGTCAGTCCACAGCGATTGACTCCACTCCGCTGAATTTTGATCCAATGGGTTCTGATTCCGGCAAGATTTCTGGTTTGGTAACTGTTCACTTCGGTTACGACAAATCCAGCCTGGATGCTTCTTCCAAAAAAGATATCGCGACTAACGTCGAGTGGATGAAGGCAAATCCTTCTGTTCGCGTTCAAATCGAAGGTCACTGCGATTCTCGTGGTACTATCGAATACAACGTGGCTTTGGGTGAAAGACGTGCCAACGCGGTGAAAGCTTACATGGTATCTTTGGGTATCGCGGCTGACCGTTTGAGCACTATCAGCTACGGTAAAGAAAAACCACTTGAGACTGGTGACACTGAAGCTGCATGGGCGAAAAACCGCCGTGCGAACTTCGTACCTGCTCAGTAA
- the rsmD gene encoding 16S rRNA (guanine(966)-N(2))-methyltransferase RsmD yields the protein MRIIAGKYRGHQLVAFDADHIRPTTDRVKETLFNKLQFDIDGARVVDLFCGTGNLGIEALSRGAEFCTFVEKNPKSLVITRKNFEKLRVPASDYKIVNMDVIAYLKSYEGEPFNIIFADPPFTEKMAHFVMEAASTSAAFGKTTLLAIESQAKERMEDRYGSVVRYSKKEYGDKILSLFCHESALEQDEEPAAEEEHHE from the coding sequence ATGAGAATTATTGCGGGGAAATATCGTGGACATCAGCTGGTGGCATTTGATGCCGACCACATCCGCCCCACAACGGACCGGGTGAAAGAAACCCTGTTCAATAAATTGCAATTTGATATCGACGGCGCCCGTGTGGTGGACCTGTTCTGCGGCACCGGCAATCTGGGCATTGAAGCTTTGTCCCGCGGGGCGGAGTTCTGCACCTTCGTTGAAAAGAACCCCAAGTCTTTGGTCATCACGCGCAAGAATTTTGAAAAGCTGCGTGTGCCGGCTTCGGATTACAAGATCGTCAATATGGACGTGATCGCTTATTTGAAATCCTACGAGGGCGAACCGTTTAATATTATCTTTGCCGATCCTCCGTTTACTGAAAAGATGGCCCACTTCGTAATGGAAGCCGCCAGTACCAGTGCAGCGTTTGGGAAAACGACCCTGCTGGCGATTGAGTCCCAGGCCAAAGAACGCATGGAAGACCGTTACGGCTCTGTGGTTCGTTACAGCAAAAAAGAATATGGCGATAAAATCCTAAGTCTGTTCTGCCACGAAAGTGCCTTGGAGCAGGATGAAGAACCGGCAGCCGAAGAGGAACATCATGAGTAA
- a CDS encoding DUF502 domain-containing protein, whose translation MKTNGLRQNLSDNMLKGAIVLLPFILSFYFLYWMADFFDKVFSGILVPLGITLPFGSGIVGGLILIYVLGRTSDLFVAKFIKEWLTRTIKRIPVLGSIFVSISDLTDFFRKAEGSPHGQAVIVRFENPEFRIAGFLTRTDLNTLPTADSMDELVAVYIPLAYMVGGGFTVFVHKDKVQNLNMSFEKAMQANLSAWILKG comes from the coding sequence ATGAAAACCAACGGACTCAGACAAAACCTTTCTGACAATATGCTCAAAGGGGCTATTGTCCTTCTTCCGTTTATCCTGAGCTTCTATTTTCTTTACTGGATGGCAGATTTTTTTGACAAAGTTTTTTCCGGAATACTTGTCCCACTTGGAATCACCCTGCCTTTCGGTTCTGGCATTGTCGGGGGACTCATTTTGATCTATGTGCTGGGAAGAACCTCGGATCTTTTTGTCGCCAAATTTATCAAGGAATGGCTTACACGAACAATCAAGAGAATCCCCGTGTTGGGATCCATCTTTGTTTCTATCAGCGACCTAACGGACTTCTTTCGAAAAGCCGAAGGCAGTCCCCACGGACAAGCGGTCATTGTGAGGTTTGAAAATCCGGAATTTAGAATTGCGGGATTCCTGACAAGAACAGATCTGAACACCCTGCCGACGGCGGACTCGATGGACGAACTGGTGGCCGTTTATATCCCTCTGGCCTACATGGTCGGCGGGGGATTCACAGTATTTGTACATAAAGACAAAGTTCAAAATTTAAACATGTCCTTCGAGAAGGCAATGCAGGCGAACTTGAGCGCCTGGATACTCAAAGGCTAA
- a CDS encoding pyridoxal phosphate-dependent aminotransferase — protein MIQLSKRAQNLKPSPTLFLVAKAKELAAQGHDVISLTVGEPDWPTFKGASDAGIEAIQKGITKYTPANGTVELRKSISEKLKSELGFEYSPKEITVASGAKYIIFSALQMICSPGDEVVIATPYWVSYPAMVELADGVPHIVECGEMENFKITPEKLEAAINAKTKGFLFCSPSNPTGLQYSADELKALAEVLRKHPQVVIISDDIYNRLVFDGTKVAPHILTVAPDLKDRTVLVNGGSKAYSMTGWRIGWASGPERLITAMADYQSQSTGSPSSISQHALLAAIKTSEADIKGVVDKLVARKNSGLKELETVPGFKTAEPQGAFYFWVDIRAHLGKSYQDRVIRTSKDFCDVLLEKFFVATVPGAECGTEGFMRLSFAVSEETMKRGVARMKDLVSQLV, from the coding sequence TTGATTCAGCTTTCCAAACGAGCGCAAAATCTGAAGCCTTCTCCAACTCTGTTTCTGGTGGCAAAGGCCAAAGAGCTGGCTGCCCAGGGGCACGATGTGATTTCCCTGACTGTTGGAGAGCCCGATTGGCCCACTTTCAAGGGGGCTTCCGACGCAGGCATTGAAGCCATCCAAAAAGGCATCACCAAGTACACCCCGGCCAACGGCACGGTGGAGCTTAGAAAATCCATTTCTGAAAAATTGAAATCTGAACTGGGGTTTGAATATTCCCCGAAAGAAATCACGGTGGCTTCGGGTGCGAAGTACATTATCTTTTCGGCGCTGCAGATGATCTGCTCGCCAGGGGATGAGGTGGTGATTGCGACGCCTTACTGGGTCAGTTATCCCGCGATGGTGGAGCTGGCGGATGGTGTGCCTCACATCGTGGAATGCGGTGAAATGGAAAACTTCAAGATCACGCCTGAAAAACTGGAAGCGGCGATCAACGCCAAAACCAAAGGCTTCTTGTTCTGTTCTCCAAGCAACCCGACGGGTTTGCAGTATTCGGCGGACGAACTAAAAGCCTTGGCTGAAGTTCTGCGCAAGCACCCACAAGTGGTGATTATTTCTGACGACATCTACAACCGCCTGGTCTTTGACGGTACCAAGGTGGCTCCACACATTTTGACGGTGGCACCGGATCTGAAGGATCGCACGGTGTTGGTCAATGGGGGCTCTAAGGCCTATTCCATGACCGGCTGGCGCATTGGCTGGGCTTCGGGTCCTGAGCGCCTGATCACGGCGATGGCGGACTATCAAAGCCAAAGCACGGGTTCGCCTTCCAGTATTTCCCAGCATGCTTTGCTGGCGGCGATTAAGACTTCGGAAGCGGACATCAAAGGTGTCGTGGATAAACTGGTGGCCCGCAAGAATTCAGGTTTGAAAGAGCTTGAAACAGTGCCGGGCTTTAAAACCGCAGAACCGCAAGGGGCTTTCTATTTCTGGGTCGACATCCGCGCGCACCTGGGTAAGTCCTATCAAGACCGCGTGATCCGAACTTCAAAAGACTTCTGTGATGTGCTGCTGGAAAAATTTTTTGTGGCGACCGTACCCGGGGCAGAATGTGGAACCGAAGGGTTCATGCGTTTAAGCTTTGCGGTTTCAGAAGAGACCATGAAGCGGGGAGTGGCCCGCATGAAAGATCTGGTCAGCCAGCTTGTTTAA